One Rhododendron vialii isolate Sample 1 chromosome 2a, ASM3025357v1 genomic region harbors:
- the LOC131317183 gene encoding uncharacterized protein LOC131317183 yields the protein MDVVVDKEKEKEITMALSIMTLYKVVNFQHQGRVEEEEAAVVEEIIIQTQEDANNQVEEQAHFVEEKEIEVGPTLLLAVKQNEELGETFWYLDNGASNHMCGDKRKFVELDETWKGYVTFGDSSNVPIMGKGTILIHLKNGDHRIISDVYFVPKMKSNILSLGQFLERGYEILIKDRCLSLKDERNNLVAKVSMTKNRMFLLNIQTNVAKCLKASVKDMSW from the exons ATGGACGTGGTCGTGGACaaggagaaggagaaagagATAACAATGGCTCTTTCAATAATGACTTTGTACAAAGTAGTCAATTTTCAACATCAAGGTCGcgtggaagaggaagaagccGCGGTCGTGGAAGAGATAATCATTCAAACCCAAGAAG ATGCCAATAACCAAGTTGAAGAGCAAGCTCATTTTGTTGAAGAAAAAGAGATTGAAGTAGGACCCACTTTGTTGCTTGCGGTCAAGCAAAATGAAGAGCTGGGAGAAACTTTCTGGTATCTTGACAATGGTGCTAGTAATCATATGTGCGGCGACAAAAGGAAATTTGTAGAGCTTGATGAGACATGGAAAGGATATGTCACTTTTGGCGACTCCTCAAACGTTCCAATCATGGGAAAAGGTACAATTCTAATTCATTTGAAGAATGGTGATCATCGAATCATATCAGACGTATATTTTGTGCCAAAAATGAAGAGCAATATTTTGAGCTTGGGTCAATTTTTGGAAAGAGGTTATGAAATTCTCATAAAAGATCGTTGTCTTTCTTTAAAGGATGAAAGAAATAATTTGGTTGCAAAAGTTTCAATGACAAAGAATCGAATGTTTCTGTTAAATATTCAAACTAATGTGGCCAAGTGCTTGAAAGCAAGTGTGAAAGATATGTCATGGTGA